A single window of Nicotiana sylvestris chromosome 5, ASM39365v2, whole genome shotgun sequence DNA harbors:
- the LOC138868791 gene encoding uncharacterized protein has product MYHDKIKKIYWWDEIKKDIAEFVAQCPNCQQVDDWAFLKVSPMKGVMRFGTPRYIGSHKIIRRVGQVAYELDLPSNLESVHPVFHVSILHKCIRDPSKVIPIDDVQVTEHLSYEEAPIAIVDRQVQRLRTKYVSSVKVILRNNNVEEMIWEAE; this is encoded by the exons atgtatcatgataaaattaagaaaatatattggtgggatgaaattaaaaaggatatagcagagtttgttgctcagtgccctaattgtcagcag GTAGATGACTGGGCattcctaaaggtatcaccgatgaaaggcgttatgagatttggtacCCCTCGGTACATTGGATCGCATAAAATCATACGCAGAGTAGGCCAagtagcatatgagttagacttgcctTCCAACTTGGAGTCAGTacatccagtttttcacgtgtctattCTCCATAAGTGTATCAGAGATCCTTCTAAAGTCATTCCAATTGACGATGTTCAGGTCACAGAGCATCTATCATATGAGGAAGCTCCCATTGCTATAGTGGATAGACAGGTTCAGAGATTGAGAACTAAATATGTATCTTCGGTTAAAGTAATTTTGAGGAACAATAATGTGGAGGAGATGATTTGGGAAGCTGAGTaa